From the genome of Longispora fulva:
GGTCGAGGCGGGCGTCGCCGGCCGGTACTCCGACCGGGCCCTCGACCGGTTCGGCGTCCGCCGGGTCACCTCCCGGGTCGACGCCGACGACATCCGGCACTACGCCGTCAACGGCCGGCCGGTCGTGATCCGGGGCGCCGGCTGGTCGCCTGACCTGTTCCTCCGCGAGGACCCGGCCCGGCTGGCCGAGCAGCTGGCGTCGGCGGTCGACCTGGGCCTCAACACGCTCCGGCTGGAGGGCCGGCTCGGCAACGACGACCTGTACGAGCGGGCCGACCGGCTCGGTCTCCTCGTGCTGCCCGGCTGGGAGTGCTGCGGCCGGTGGGAGGACCCCGACAGCTGGGGCGAGGAGGACCATGCCGTGGCCAGGGCCTCGATGGCCGGCGTCGCCGCCCGGCTTCGCAACCACCCGAGCGTGCTGTCGTTCCTGATAGGCAGCGACGAGGCCCCGCCGGAGCGGGTGGAGGAGGAGTACCTGTCCGCGCTGCGGGCCCTGGACTGGCCCACGCCGGTGCTGTCCTCGGCGTCCGGTCTGGCCGGCCCGAGGACGGGTTCGCCGGGGCTGAAGATGACCGGGCCGTACGACTGGGTGCCGCCCGGCTACTGGTACGACAAGCGCGACGGCGGCGCGTTCGGGCTCAACGCCGAGACCAGTGCCGGCGCGGCACTGCCCAGCATGGACAGTCTGCGCCGGATGCTGTCGCCGGAGGAGCTGGAGCGGCTGTGGCGGGAACCGGACGCGCCGGTGTACCGCAGCGGCACCCTCGACTTCGCCGACCTGCGGATCTTCAACGCCGCGCTCGCCGGGCGGTACGGGCCGCCGACCGGGCTCGCCGACTACGTGGCCAAGGCGCACCTGGCCCAGTTCGAGGCGACGCGGGCGCAGTTCGAGGCGTACGCCCGCAACTCCGCCGACGCCAGCCGGCCGGCCACCGGCCAGATCTACTGGAACCTGACCAGCGGCTGGCCCTCTGTGCACTGGCAGCTCTTCGACAACTCCCTGGACCCGACGGCCGGCTACTACGCGGTGAAGCGGTCGAACGAGCCGCTGCACGTGCAGTACTCCTATGACGACCGCTCGGTGGTCCTCATCCGGCGGGGCAACCGGGAGGTCGAGGGCCTCACGGTCCGGGCGGAGCTGTTCGCGCCCGACGGCCGGCCGCTCGGCGACCGGACGTTCGACGACGTCACGGCCGGCGCCGGCAACCGGGGCGGGGTCGTGGGCGTCACCCGGGTCGGGACGGTCCCGGTCCCGGAGGGCGGCGGGGCCTACCTGCTGCGGCTGATCGCCACGGACGCCAAGGGCAGAGAACGCAGCCGCAACGTGTACTGGCTGTCCACCGGCGCCGACGTGCTCGACCGCGCGGCGACCAGCTACGTGAACACCCCGACGACGGCGTACGCGGACCTGACCGGGCTGGCCGCGATGCCCCCAGCCGAACTGGCGGCCACGTTCTCGGAGCGCCCGGTGGACGGCGGCACGGTCACGACGGTGACGGTCCGCAACACGTCGTCGGTGCCGGCGTTGCAGGTGGAGGCCCGGCTGGTCGGGGCGGACGGGCAGCCGGTGCTGCCGGCCCGCTGGGACGACAACCTGGTCAGCCTGTGGCCGGGGGAGTCGGTGACCCTGACGGCCACCCACCACGCGAGGTCGCTGACCGCTGTCCGGGTCGAGGGGTGGAACGTCGCCCCCCGACCCGTCGGCTGACCGTTACCGCTCGCTGTCCAGGTGCGCCATCATCGGCGCGGCGTAGCGGGCCCCGGCGGCGGCGCCCACCGGCACGGCCGCCTCGATCGCCGCCAGGTCGGCGGCGTCGAGCGTCACGTCCAGCGCGCCGAGCGCCTCGGCCAGCCGGACCCGGGTCCGGGCCCCGACCAGCGGCACGATGTCCGGGCCCTGTGCGAGCACCCACGCGATGGCGAGCTGCGCGACGGACACGCCCTTGGCGGCGGCCACCTGGCGCAGCGTCTCCACGAGCCGCAGGTTGATCTCCAGGTTCTGGCCGCTGAACCGGGGGCTGAACCCGCGGAAGTCACCGGCGGCCAGCGAACGGTCGGCGGTCCAGTGCCCGCTGATCAGGCCCCGGGACAGCACCCCGTAGGCGGTGACGGCGATGCCCAGCTCCCGGGTCACCGGCAGGATCCGGTCCTCGATCCCCCGGGAGATCAGCGAGTACTCGATCTGCAGGTCCGTCACCGGGTGCACCGCGTGCGCGCGGCGGATCGTGTCGGGGCCGGCCTCGGACAGGCCGACGTGCCGGACGTACCCGGCGTCGATCAGGTCCTTGATCGCGCCCACCGTGTCCTCGATCGGCACGTCGGGGTCGACCCGGGCCAGCCGGTACACGTCGATGTGGTCCACGCCGAGCCGGCGCAGGCTGTAGGTGAGGAAGTTCTTCACCGCCGCCGGCCGGCCGTCGTAGCCGAGGAAGGCGCCGTCGGGTCCCCGCAGCGCGCCGAACTTCACGCTGAGCAGCGGCCGGTCGGTGCGGGTGCTCAGCGCCTCGTTGACCAGCAGCTCGTTGTGGCCCATGCCGTAGAAGTCGCCGGTGTCCAGGAGGGTGATCCCGGCGTCGAGCGCCGCGTGCACCGTCGCGACGCTCTCGGCGCGGTCGGACGGCCCGTACAGGTCGGACATGCCCATCGTGCCGAGGCCGAGGGCGGAGACGACGGGGCCGGTGTTTCCCAGGGTGCGCTTGTTCATGTCACCCAGCGTGCGGCGGCCGGAGCCCTGCCGGGAGAGCCCCGCTGAGCCTGGGATCGACGATCCCAGGCTGGGCCCGGCGGCCTGGGGCATGCTGGGAGCCATGGACCGCACCGAGTTCGCCCACTTCCTGCGCGCCTGCCGGGCCCGGATCACCCCGGCCGACGTCGGCCTCGCCCCCGGCGCGCGCCGCCGGATCCCCGGGCTGCGCCGCGAGGAGGTCGCGCAGCTCACCGGCATGTCCGCCGACTACTACATCCGGCTCGAACAGGGCAGGGGCCCGCACCCGTCGACCCAGCTGCTGGCGGCCCTGGCCCGGGCGCTGCGGCTCAGCTCCGACGAGCGCGACCACCTCTACCACCTGGCGGACCAGCCGCCGCCGGCCCCGAGCCACCCGACGGGGCACGTGAAGCCCGCGCTGCTCAAGCTGCTGGACCGGCTGACCGACACCCCGGCCCAGGTGCTGTCGGACCTGGGCGAGATCCTCGCCCAGAACCCGCTGGCGGCGGCCCTGTTCCGGGGCGGGCTGGGCCGCAACATCATCTGGGACTGGTTCGCCGACCCGGCCAGCCGGCAGCTGTTCCCGGCGGAGGAGCGCGCCCACCACGCCCGGGCGCACGTGGCGCATCTGCGGGCGACCACCGGCCGGCGGCGGTCCCCGGAGGTGACGGACCTGGTCGACCGGCTGCTGGCGGTCAGCGACGAGTTCCGCACCCTGTGGGACGCGCACGAGGTCGCGGTCCGCCGGGCCGACACGAAGACGGTGCTGCATCCGTCGGTGGGCCGGATCGAGCTGGACTGCGAGGAGCTGCTCACCCCGGAGCACGACCAGACCCTGCTGCTCTACAGCCCCCGGCCCGGCACCGACGCCGCGCAGAAGCTGGAACTGCTCCGGGTGGTCGGCGTCCAGGACCTGGGTACTTCCCAGGAAACTCTCAGCCTGTTCTCAGCCGGGGCCGAGCCCGGCCCGGAATGATGGTGGTATGACCACGCCGGAGGCCCGCCTGCTCGTCGTCGAGGACGACCCGAACATCGTCGAGCTGCTGTCCGCCAGCCTGCGGTACGCGGGCTTCGACGTCGCCACCGCCATGAGCGGGGCCGACGCGATCACCACAGCCGGCGAGCACCGCCCGGACCTGGTGGTCCTCGACGTGATGCTGCCCGACTACGACGGTTTCGAGGTCATCCGGCGGATGCGCGCCGACGGCCGCCGGGTGCCGGTGGTGTTCCTCACCGCGCGGGACAACACCGACGACAAGATCCGGGGCCTGACCCTGGGCGGCGACGACTACGTGACGAAGCCGTTCAGCCTGGAGGAGCTCACGGCCCGGATCCGGGCGGTGCTGCGGCGTACCCAGGGGGCCGGGCCGACCGGCCGGCTCAGCTTCGGGGACCTGGAGCTCGACGAGGAGACCCACGAGGTGCACCGGGCGGGCCAGCGGGTCTCGCTGTCCCCGACGGAGTTCAAGCTGCTGAGGTACCTCATGATCAATTCTGGTCGGGTGCTGTCCAAGCGGCAGATCCTCGAACACGTGTGGAACTACGACTTCCGCGGCGAGGACAACATCGTCGAGTCCTACATGTCCTACCTGCGCCGCAAGATCGACACCTCCGAGCCCCGGATCCTGCACACGATCCGCGGCGTCGGATACGTGCTCCGGGTCTCCGATGTTTGAGCGGATCCCGCTGCGCGTCAAGCTCGTCGCCGCCGTCCTCGGCCTGGTGGCCACGGCCCTGCTCGCGATGGGCATCGCCACGGTGACCGCGCTGCACGGCTACCTGCTCGACCGGGTCGACGCCCAGCTCAAGACCGTCGCCGGCCAGATCAACTACCAGGTCGACCACGGGGTGCAGCGGCTGATCTTCGCGCCGCCGAGCGGGGCGCCGCCGTCGTTCACCGTGCCCAACCCGTTCGTCGTGGAGCTGCGCGGCGCGGACGGCGCGATCCTCGGCGTGTACCCGGTCGACCTGAAGACCGACCAGGGCCCGAAGATCACCACCGCCGACATGGCCCGCACCGACTACTTCGTCACAGACGGGTACGGCAGCCGCTGGCGGGTCGTCGTCGTCGACGGCCCCAACCAGGGCGAGCGCGTCGTGATCGCGTCCGCACTGTCCGACCTGGACAACGCGGTGCTCCGGCTGATCTGGCTGGACCTGTTCGTCGGGATGGCGATCCTGGTGCTCGTCGCCCTCGTCGGGGTGGCGGTGGTCCGGCGCAGCCTGCGCCCGCTCGTCGAGATCGAGCGCACCGCCGGGGCGATCGCCGGCGGCGACCTGTCCCAACGGGTGCCCGAACGCGACCCGAGGACCGAGATCGGCCGGCTCGGCCGTGCGCTGAACGGGATGCTCGCCCAGATCGAGACGGCCTTCGCGGCCCGCGCGACGTCCGAGCACCGGGCGCTGCGCTCGGAGGAGCGGATGCGCCGGTTCGTGGCGGACGCCTCGCACGAGCTGCGCACGCCGCTGACCACGATCCGGGGCTTCGCCGAGCTGTACCGGCAGGGGGCCGGCGAGCCCGGCCAGGTCGTCAAACGGATCGAGGACGAGGCGGCCCGGATGGGTCTGCTCGTCGAGGACCTGCTGCTCCTGGCGCGGCTGGACCAGCAGCGGCCCCTGGCCATGGAACCCGTGCACCTGGACGTGCTGGCCGCCGACGCCGCCGAGGGGGCCCGAGCCCAGGCCCCCGACCGCGAGGTCACCCTGGAGGTGGCGCCGGCCGTGGTGACCGGGGACGAGTCGCGGCTGCGCCAGGTGATCGGCAACCTGGTCACGAACGCGCTGACCCACACCCCGGCGGGTACCCCGATCGCGGTCCGGCTGGTCACGTCCGGCGACTCCGCCGTGATCGAGATCGCCGACCAGGGGCCGGGGCTCACCCCCGAGCAGGGCGAACGGGTCTTCGAGCGCTTCTACCGCGCGGACCCGGCCCGCAGCCGGCGTAGCGGGAGCACGGGTACCGGCCTCGGGCTGGCGATCGTCGCCGCTCTGGTGGCCGCGCACAACGGCACGGTGGAGGTGGCGTCGGCGGCGGGGGAGGGCGCGACGTTCCGGGTCCGCCTGCCATTGGCGGTCAATGCTGACAAAGCGGACGTTGAGCGTTCCCAGGAAACTTTCAGCTAGAGCCCAGGGGGGCTCAAGCTTCGGACGGCAGAGTGGTTCTCATGAGCAGCGACGAGACCAACCGCGACCAGCAGTCGACGACGGTGAACCAGGACCCGTCGACGCCCACAGACATCCCCGCCACCACGCCGGCCGAGTCCGCGACGGTGGCCACCCCGGCCGAGTTCGCTCCGGCCGCGTCCGTGACGACGCCCGCCCCGGCCGAGTCCCCGACGGTGCCCGCCCCGGCCGCCACCGCCGAGCGGATCGACGCACCGGCGGCCCAGGCCGCGCCCGGTGAGGCCGCGGCGGTCCCGGCCGCGCCCACCGAGGCGCTGGCCGTCACCCCCGAGCAGCTCGCCGACGCCGTCCGGGCGCAGGCCGAGCGCTCCGAAGCGCTCCGGGGCGACCTCGAGCAGGGCGCCTACACGGCCCCTACCGAGGTCGCCCGGGAGACCAACCTCGGCCCCGCCGCCGCGAGCCACGGCGCTCCCGCCGCCGCCCCGACGCCGGGCCACACCCCCGGCTGGTCACCGGCGACCCAGACCACCGGCCAGTACCCGACGAGCGGCCACCCGCAGCCGGTGTTCGTGCCGGCCCCCGGCCAGCCCGGCGCCCCGCAGCCGCTGTCGGGCCCCGGCGGCCCCGCCGGCCCGCCGTACTACCCGGGCGGCCACCCCATGCCGGCCTTCGCCCAGCAGCCCACGCCCCGCAAGAAGATGGGCACCCTGCCGAAGGTCCTGATCGGCACTGCGGCGGCCCTGGTCCTGGCGGTCACCGCCGGCACGGTCGGCGGCGTGGTGGGCTTCGCGCTCGGCGACAGCAACTCCGGCAGCAGCGTCGTGCAGACGTCCACCGGCCGCGCGGTCACGAACGGCGGCACGCTCGCCGACGTCGCCAACCAGGCGCTGAAGAGCGTCGTGGGCGTCAAGACGGCCACCGGCGAGGGCTCGGGCGTGGTGTTCAACAAGGACGGCTACATCGTCACGAACAACCACGTGATCGCCGGCGCCCGGGGCCAGATCCAGGTCACGCTGCCGGACGGCAAGACCGTCCCGGCGACCCTGGTCGGGACGGACCCGACCAACGACCTCGCGGTGCTGAAGATCGACGGGGTGGACGGCCTGGAGCCGATCCTGTTCGCCGACAGCAGCGCGGTCAAGGTCGGCGACGACGTCCTGGCGATCGGCAACCCGCTCGGCCTCGACGGCACGGTCACCAAGGGCATCCTGAGCGCCCGCGACCGGACGATCGACGAGGGCAGCGACACCCAGTCGCAGTCCCAGGGCAACCGGCTGTCCGGTCTGCTGCAGACCGACGCCGCCATCAACCCCGGCAACTCCGGCGGCGCGCTGACCGACGCCGCGGGCCGGCTGATCGGCATCAACACGGCCATCGCGACCGGCGGCTCGGGCTCCAAGGGCAACATCGGTGTCGGATTCGCGATTCCGAGTAACAAGGTGAAGAGCGTTGTCGAACAGTTGATGAAGGGCGGCAAGGTCGGGCACCCGTACATCGGGGTCCGGGTCCTCAACAGCACCACCCAGGCCGGCGCCGTCGTCGACAGCACCGACCCCAACAGCCCGGCCGCCCAGGCCGGTCTGGCCAAGGGCGACCTGATCACGGGGGTGAACGGCAAGCCGGTGAAGAACCAGGACGAGCTGATCTCCGCGATCCAGTCGGGCAATCCTGGCGACAAGCTCACGCTGACGGTGGTCCGGGACGGCAAGACCGTCACGGTTCCGGTCACCGTGGGATCGTCGCCCACAGGCTGAACACGGTGAGGGGGTGTGTGGCCCGGGGTTGAGGGGCTCTGGACCACACACGGGAAGCTGGGGCCTGTCCCCTGGTCGTTGAGGGGCGACTAGGAGACAGGCTTCAGCGCTTTTCCAGATTAACCCCACTTTTTGAGTACGAGAGGCATCTGCCCAGGGCGCGGCGGCGCGGCCTAGTCGACCCAGTTCAGGGTTTTCGAGACGGCTTTGCGCCACTGGGCGTAGCGGGTCTCGCGCGCGTCGGCAGCCAGTGCCGGGGTCCACCGGGCGTCGGCCTTCCAGTTGGCCCGCAGCTCGTCCAGCGAGGACCAGAACCCGACCGCCAGCCCGGCGGCGTACGCCGCGCCCAGGGCTGTGGTCTCCGGAACCGTGGGCCGGACGACCGGTACCCCGAGAATGTCGGACTGGATCTGCATCATCAGCGAGTTGGCCGTCATGCCGCCGTCGACCCGCAGCTCGGTGAACGCGACCCCGGCGTCGCTGACCATCGCGTCGGCCACCTCCCTGGTCTGCCAGGCCGTGGCCTCCAGCGCCGCCCGGGCCAGGTGCGCCTTCGTCACGAACCGGGTCAGGCCGGCGATCACGCCGCGCGCGTCGAGCCGCCAGTGCGGGGCGTACAGCCCGGAGAACGCCGGCACGATGTACGCGCCGCCGGTGTCGGGCACGCTCGCCGCCAGGGGCTCGATCTCGTCGGCGGAGGAGATCAGCTCCAGGTTGTCGCGCAGCCACTGCACGAGCGCGCCCGTGATCGCGATCGAACCTTCGAGGGCGTAC
Proteins encoded in this window:
- a CDS encoding glycoside hydrolase family 2 protein translates to MRRTLLVLIVLAGVLTVARAEPVVRRDPGPEHLAVGEPARAGALTGYRIRSSALETAGGPEVSRPGFDTTGWAAVPARSTVFGGLLGTGAYPDPFYSTNMAAVDPAAFAVPWWFRSDFTVDPATGEHTFVEVTGVVSRADVWVNGTRVGTVVGMYPICEFDLTALVLPGTNTIAFQVRPNDPGRDLTTGWIDWNPAPPDNNMGLVGDVTIRRSGPVALRGARVLTRLAEPEPDTADLTARVEARNDSGSPVVATLTGYAGPAALHATVALAPHETRTVTFRRSVVHRPRVWWPVGMGRQPRYELMVEAGVAGRYSDRALDRFGVRRVTSRVDADDIRHYAVNGRPVVIRGAGWSPDLFLREDPARLAEQLASAVDLGLNTLRLEGRLGNDDLYERADRLGLLVLPGWECCGRWEDPDSWGEEDHAVARASMAGVAARLRNHPSVLSFLIGSDEAPPERVEEEYLSALRALDWPTPVLSSASGLAGPRTGSPGLKMTGPYDWVPPGYWYDKRDGGAFGLNAETSAGAALPSMDSLRRMLSPEELERLWREPDAPVYRSGTLDFADLRIFNAALAGRYGPPTGLADYVAKAHLAQFEATRAQFEAYARNSADASRPATGQIYWNLTSGWPSVHWQLFDNSLDPTAGYYAVKRSNEPLHVQYSYDDRSVVLIRRGNREVEGLTVRAELFAPDGRPLGDRTFDDVTAGAGNRGGVVGVTRVGTVPVPEGGGAYLLRLIATDAKGRERSRNVYWLSTGADVLDRAATSYVNTPTTAYADLTGLAAMPPAELAATFSERPVDGGTVTTVTVRNTSSVPALQVEARLVGADGQPVLPARWDDNLVSLWPGESVTLTATHHARSLTAVRVEGWNVAPRPVG
- a CDS encoding aldo/keto reductase; this encodes MNKRTLGNTGPVVSALGLGTMGMSDLYGPSDRAESVATVHAALDAGITLLDTGDFYGMGHNELLVNEALSTRTDRPLLSVKFGALRGPDGAFLGYDGRPAAVKNFLTYSLRRLGVDHIDVYRLARVDPDVPIEDTVGAIKDLIDAGYVRHVGLSEAGPDTIRRAHAVHPVTDLQIEYSLISRGIEDRILPVTRELGIAVTAYGVLSRGLISGHWTADRSLAAGDFRGFSPRFSGQNLEINLRLVETLRQVAAAKGVSVAQLAIAWVLAQGPDIVPLVGARTRVRLAEALGALDVTLDAADLAAIEAAVPVGAAAGARYAAPMMAHLDSER
- a CDS encoding helix-turn-helix transcriptional regulator; this encodes MDRTEFAHFLRACRARITPADVGLAPGARRRIPGLRREEVAQLTGMSADYYIRLEQGRGPHPSTQLLAALARALRLSSDERDHLYHLADQPPPAPSHPTGHVKPALLKLLDRLTDTPAQVLSDLGEILAQNPLAAALFRGGLGRNIIWDWFADPASRQLFPAEERAHHARAHVAHLRATTGRRRSPEVTDLVDRLLAVSDEFRTLWDAHEVAVRRADTKTVLHPSVGRIELDCEELLTPEHDQTLLLYSPRPGTDAAQKLELLRVVGVQDLGTSQETLSLFSAGAEPGPE
- a CDS encoding response regulator transcription factor; the encoded protein is MTTPEARLLVVEDDPNIVELLSASLRYAGFDVATAMSGADAITTAGEHRPDLVVLDVMLPDYDGFEVIRRMRADGRRVPVVFLTARDNTDDKIRGLTLGGDDYVTKPFSLEELTARIRAVLRRTQGAGPTGRLSFGDLELDEETHEVHRAGQRVSLSPTEFKLLRYLMINSGRVLSKRQILEHVWNYDFRGEDNIVESYMSYLRRKIDTSEPRILHTIRGVGYVLRVSDV
- a CDS encoding sensor histidine kinase; translation: MFERIPLRVKLVAAVLGLVATALLAMGIATVTALHGYLLDRVDAQLKTVAGQINYQVDHGVQRLIFAPPSGAPPSFTVPNPFVVELRGADGAILGVYPVDLKTDQGPKITTADMARTDYFVTDGYGSRWRVVVVDGPNQGERVVIASALSDLDNAVLRLIWLDLFVGMAILVLVALVGVAVVRRSLRPLVEIERTAGAIAGGDLSQRVPERDPRTEIGRLGRALNGMLAQIETAFAARATSEHRALRSEERMRRFVADASHELRTPLTTIRGFAELYRQGAGEPGQVVKRIEDEAARMGLLVEDLLLLARLDQQRPLAMEPVHLDVLAADAAEGARAQAPDREVTLEVAPAVVTGDESRLRQVIGNLVTNALTHTPAGTPIAVRLVTSGDSAVIEIADQGPGLTPEQGERVFERFYRADPARSRRSGSTGTGLGLAIVAALVAAHNGTVEVASAAGEGATFRVRLPLAVNADKADVERSQETFS
- a CDS encoding S1C family serine protease; amino-acid sequence: MSSDETNRDQQSTTVNQDPSTPTDIPATTPAESATVATPAEFAPAASVTTPAPAESPTVPAPAATAERIDAPAAQAAPGEAAAVPAAPTEALAVTPEQLADAVRAQAERSEALRGDLEQGAYTAPTEVARETNLGPAAASHGAPAAAPTPGHTPGWSPATQTTGQYPTSGHPQPVFVPAPGQPGAPQPLSGPGGPAGPPYYPGGHPMPAFAQQPTPRKKMGTLPKVLIGTAAALVLAVTAGTVGGVVGFALGDSNSGSSVVQTSTGRAVTNGGTLADVANQALKSVVGVKTATGEGSGVVFNKDGYIVTNNHVIAGARGQIQVTLPDGKTVPATLVGTDPTNDLAVLKIDGVDGLEPILFADSSAVKVGDDVLAIGNPLGLDGTVTKGILSARDRTIDEGSDTQSQSQGNRLSGLLQTDAAINPGNSGGALTDAAGRLIGINTAIATGGSGSKGNIGVGFAIPSNKVKSVVEQLMKGGKVGHPYIGVRVLNSTTQAGAVVDSTDPNSPAAQAGLAKGDLITGVNGKPVKNQDELISAIQSGNPGDKLTLTVVRDGKTVTVPVTVGSSPTG